The genomic region GACCGGTCACGGTGCTGGTGAACAACGCCGGCATCTTCCGGCGGGAGTCGATCGAGACGCACTCGCACGAGATGTGGGACGAGGTGATCGGCGTCAACCTCACCGGCATCTGGAACGGCACCAAGGCCGTCATCCCGGGCATGAAGGCCGCCGGGACCGGCTCGATCATCAACGTGTCCTCCACCGCGGGCATCACCGGCTACGCCTACCTGCCGGCGTACTCGGCCTCCAAGTGGGCGATCCGCGGCCTGACCAAGACCACCGCCCTGGACCTCGGCACCTTCGGTATCCGGGCGAACTCGGTGCATCCCGGCTTCGTCCGGACGCCGATGACCGAGGAGCTCGGCGACAACACCGCCAACGTGGCGCTGCACCGCACCGCCGCCGACACCGAGCTCACCCCGTTGGTGATCTTCCTCGCCAGCGACGACTCCGCCTTCGCCACCGGGGCCGAGTTCATCGCCGACGGCGGCGAGTCGGCGGGCATCCCGGTGCAGTGACGCCCGGCACCCGCCTCAGGGAGCCGAGTACCGGTGCTCGGCTCCCGGGCGCGGCCGGACCGGGGAGGTTGCGGTTCAGCCAGTGGCGAGCCGGTCGAGCCGGGCCGTGATCGAGGCCGCGTCCGGAATGGACGGCATCGCGCCCCGCGCCTCCACCGCCAGCGACGCCGCCGCGTTGGCTCGAAGTACGGCCTCCGGCAACGGTGTGCCGGTGGCCAGGCCGGCGGCAAGGACGCCACAGAAGGTGTCACCTGCCGCGGTGGTGTCGATGGCATTCGCCTCCACCCCGCTGACTCGCACCGGGTCCGCGCCGCGGCGCAGCAGCAGGGCACCAGCTGGACCGAGGGTGACCACCACCGCAGGAACCTTCTCGAGCAAAGCGGTGCCAAATGGCGCGCCGGACGCGCTGCCACCGGCCTCTGCCGCGGCCACCACACCGGCCTCTGCCGCGGCCACCACAGCGGCCTCGTGCTCGTTGACCACCAGCAGATCCACGTCCGCCAGCAGATCGGCGTCCAGCTCTGCCGCCGGTGCCGCGTTCAGCATCACGTACCGGCCCACCGCCGCGGCCGCGCGGACCGTCTCGAGAGGGATCTCCAGCTGGACCAGCAGGACTGCCGCCGAACTCGCCGCGCGCACGGCAGCCGAGTCCATCGTCAGCTCGTCGTTGGCGGACGGGGCGACCGTGATCGCGTTCTCCCCGGTGCGATCGACGGTGATGATCGCGGTCCCGGTCGGGGTGGACGACGTGCGCAGCAGTCCGAGGTCCACCCCGGCGTCGACCAGTGCGGACCGGACCAGCCTTCCACCGTCGTCGTCGCCGACGACGCCCACCAGGGCGGTCGCGACTCCGGCACGCGCCGCCGCCGCGGCCTGATTGGCGCCCTTTCCGCCAGGACCGCGGTCGATGCCGGAGGCAAGGACCGTCTCACCGGGGCGCGGCATCGCCTCGACCGACAGGCGCAGGTCGAGGTTGGCGCTGCCGACCACCACCACGGCCGGCGCGACGGGCGCGGCATCGCTCACCTGGGCCGAGGTCACGGCCTGGCCGGTCATGCCGGACATCCTGCGGACAGCTGGTGGACCTGCGCCGGGACGTCGTCGATGACGATGGCGTCGACCTCGGCGGTGACCAGGTGCCGAGCCTGCTCGGCGGTCGGGCACCAGACGAGAAGTTCGCGGTCCGCGCCGTGCACCAGCGCGACGATGCGATCCAGCGACGGGACGTCCCGCGGCTCCGCTGCGGTCGTGGGCCACAGCGACCCGGCATGGACCGCCAGTACCTGGATGTCGAGATGTGCTGCCGCGGCAACGGCCTGGCCGATCGGGAAGTGCAGCCACGTCAGCAGGCCGAGCGGCACCCGCGGTGCGGCCTGCCGCAGCTGACGCAGTGCCGCCGGGTCGAAGGACTGTGCCAAGGTCGGACGCCGTCGCGTGGACTCCGTCGCGACAGTGCCCAGCAGCGCCGCGGTGGTGGAGTCGGCCGGCCTCCCGGCGTCCTCCAGCGACGACTTCACGTCGAACACCACACCGACTTCCGGCGGCAGCACGTCCAGCAGCCGGTGGACCGGCAGCGCGCCGTACCGTTCGGCCTGCGCTCCGGTCAGCTCGGCCAGGAACCTGCCGTCGGACAAGGCCGCGTCGTGGACCACGAAGAGCTCGTCGTCCAGCGTCCGGCGTACGTCGACCTCGACCCAGCGGAGGCCGGCGTCGACGGCCCCCAGGAACGAGCCGGCAGTGTTTTCGCGGTGCCCTTGGACCACGCCCTTGCCCAACCCCCGGTGCCCGACCAATGTGGCCGGCCGGCTGAAGACCCGCGGGCTCATGAGCCGGTGGCGAGGAAGTCCCGTGCCAGCCGCACGGTACGGTCCGCGAGCTCGCCGATCGTGATCCGGTCGAAGTCCCGCACCGCACTTCTCACCTTGTCGTGGGTGGTGCCGACGAGCTCGGCCGGTACGCCGGCCGCTCCGTGCAGCGCGCCGTAGACGCTGCCGACGGTGGCCCCGTTGGAGTCGGTGTCGCGGCCCCCGGAGATGGTGATGCCGACGGCGTCCATGAAGGTGTCGCCCCAGGTGAGACCGACAGCGATGAGGGCGGCGTTGTTGACGGTGTGCACCCACGGCAGGTGTCCCCACTCGGCGTCCACCCAGTCGAGGGCGTCGGTGTGCGAGGCGCCGCGGCCGTGCAGTTCCCGGACTCCCCGCAGCGCGGCGGCGAGTCGGGACGACTTCGGCACCAGAGCCGCCGCCTGGGCCAAGGCGTCGGCCGCGGAGCGCGCCCCGAGTGCGGCAGCGACCAGACCGGCCGCCCACAGCTCTCCGTAGATGCCGTTCGCGGTGTGGGTCAGGCGCGCATCGGTCAGCGCCAGCCGCGCCGCCTCCCCGGGATCACCGGGGCTCACGTAGCCGAACGCGTCGCCGCGGATCAGGGCGCCGATCCATTCCCGGTAGGGATTGCGGTGGGTCGCCGTCCGCGGCGCGGTCAGGCCGTGGATCAGGTTGCGGTAGGCCGCCCGCTCCGCGGTGTACGTCTGGGTGAAGGGCACCCGGTCGAGCCACTCGGCCGCGATCTGCTCGGTGGTGACCGCGCGGCCGTACCGCTCGAGGACGTACAGCCCGAGGATCGTCCAGTCGATGTCGTCGTCGCGCGGTACGTCGACGAACCGCCCCGCCGACGCGGTCTCGGCGGACGGGTGCAGCTGGGAGACCCCCGCGGGCAGCGGATCGAGCAGCGGCAGGTAACCGGTCTGGGGCCAGTGCTCCGCGGCGCGCAGGTAGCGCTCCAGCTCGGTCCGGCTCAGCCCTTCGACCGGTTTGCCCAGCGTGTTGCCGACAGTGCGGCCCAGCCAAGCACCCCGGATGCGGTCCGGCAGTGTCGCGTCGTCGACGTCGACGCGTGGCGTCGTCGCCGCCAGCGCCAGCAGGGTCTCGTCGTCGTCGGGCTCGTCGAAGTTCCAGCCCGCCGAACGGTCGAGGCGACCGAGCTCGCCCTCGATTCGATCGAGTCGGGCGAGGTCGCCCTCCTGGGCTGCCTGCCGAGCCTGCGCTGCCAAGGAGTCGGCCGGATATCCGCTGTGCGCCAGCTGTTCGGCTTCGTCGGGGATGAGGTCGCGGGGGTCCAGTACGTCGTGCACGGGGATTCCTCGGGTCAGGAGTCGGAAGGGGACAGAGCCGGGGTCAGCCCTTGACGGCTCCGGAGAGGAAGCCCTGGGTGACCTGTCGCTGCAGCGCGATGAACAGCACCATCACCGGCAGGATCGTGATCAGGGTGCCGGCTGCGAGCGGACCGATGTCGACCGAGCGCCCGCCGAGGAACAGGTAGAGGCCCGTCGTCAGCGGCCGGTACTGGCCACCCGGCAGGTACAGCAACGGCACCAGGAAGTTGTTCCAGTTCTGCAGGAACGTGAACACCGCGAGCGCTCCAGCGCCCGAACTCACCAGCGGCAGCATCACGCTGCGGAAGATCTGCCACTCCGAGGCCCCGTCGATCCGGGCCGCCTCCTCGATCTCGGTGGGCAGGTCGGTGAAAAACGCCCGGATGAAGAACGTGCCGAACGACAGGCCGGTACTGGCGAGCACCAGGTTCGCCCCGACCAGCGTGTTCAGCAGCCCCATGCCGCGCAGCTGGAAGTACAGCGGGATCATGTAGGTGAAGAACGGCACCAGCAGACCCAGGACGACCAGGTAGAACGCGATCGACCGGCCGGGGAAGGGCAGCCGGGCGAACGCGTACCCGCCGAGCGTGGACAGGACGACGACCAGGACCGTGCTGGGCACGGACAACAGGAAACTGTTCAGCACGTAGTCGCCGAACGAACCCACCGTCCAGGCCGTCACCAGGTTGTCCGCCGAGATCGAGGAGAACAGGCCGAACGGGTTCGACCGGACGTCGTCGCCGGTCTTCAGCGCTGTCGAGACGACCAGGACGAGCGGAAAGAGCATCAGCAGCGACAGCAGCACCAGGACGAAGTGCCTGCCGCCGAGCAGTGCCTGTCGTGACGGTCTCAGGGTGGTACCGCTCGTACTCATGCGCCCATTCCTTGCAGTGAGAGCCGGCGCTGCAGCCGGTTGAGCCAGACGGCGAACGGAACGGCCAGCAGCGTCAGCACCAGGGCCAGCGCCGTGCCGTAGCTGATCCGGTTGAGCTGGAAGGCGTTGCCGTAGGCGTACGTGCCGAGCACCTCGGTGGCGCCCGCCGGTCCGCCGCCGGTCATGATGAAGACGATGTCGAAGACGCTGAAACCGCCGACCAGAGTGATGGTGGTGACCATCAGGAACACCGGCATGATCTGGGGCAGGATCACGTACCGGAGCCGGCTCATCGGCCCGGCTCCGTCCAGCAGCGACGCGTCCACCAGTTCGGTGTCGACGTTGCGCAGTGCCGACAGCAGGATCACGAACACGAAGCCCGCGGTGGCCCACACGGCCGTGCCCAGGACGGCGTACAGGGCGGTGTCGGGGTTGCCCAGCCAGCCGGTGCCGAGTGAGCCCAGGCCGACCAGCTCGAGGCCGCGGTTCAGCCAGCCGCGGGTCGGGTCGTAGATCCAGCCCCAGACCACGCCGACCGCCACCTGCGGAAGGATGTAGGGGAAGAAGAACGCGATCCGGTAGAAGAGGCTGCCGCGCGGGACCCCCCAGACCAGCAGCGCCAGTCCGAGGCCGATCACCAGCGGCGCGATCGTGCCGAGCACGATCCAGATCACGTTGTTCTTCAGGGCCGCCCAGACGCTGGGGTCCTTGAACAGCTCGACGAAGTTGTCCAGGCCGACGAAGGGCGGCTGGGGGTTGATCCCGTTGAAGTCGACGAACGCGTAGTAGAGCGCGTTGCCCAGCGGGAAGATCAGGAACACCACGACCATCGCCATCAGTGGCGCGACCAGGACCAGGCCCAGCCGGGTCTGCGCCTTCCGGGTGACACTCGGGGTGGTCGACCGGATCTGCCGGGACCGCCGCGGCGGCTTCGGGGTGGTGCTCGGCGACGGAGCCGCCGGCGTGGCGGCCGGCGACGTGTCGACGACGGTCCGATTCATCGGGCCCACACCGTCACTTCGTGAACGCGGCGTCGAGGTTCTTGGCAACCTGCTCCGCGCTCTGCTGGCCGGACAGCAGGCCCTGGACGCCGTCCCACATCGCCTTGTTGAACACGTCGGTCGTCAGGACGTCGATGTTGTAGCCGAGGTCGCCCTGGCCGGTCGCGAGCTTCGCGGTGTCCTGCAGGGTCTGGGTCAGCAGCGGGGAGAGCTTCAGCCCGTTGACGTCCACCGGCTGCGGCGGGATGACACCGAGGTTCTGCACCAGCCAGCGCGCGTGCTCCGGCGACGCGAGGAAGTCCACGAGTTTCAGCGCGGCGTCCTTGTTCTGGGTGCCGA from Kribbella flavida DSM 17836 harbors:
- a CDS encoding SDR family NAD(P)-dependent oxidoreductase — translated: MPKLEGKVAIITGGARGMGAAHARGFVAEGAKVVIADVLEAEGKQLVEELGENAIFAPLDVRDRDGWDRVVQQATGTYGPVTVLVNNAGIFRRESIETHSHEMWDEVIGVNLTGIWNGTKAVIPGMKAAGTGSIINVSSTAGITGYAYLPAYSASKWAIRGLTKTTALDLGTFGIRANSVHPGFVRTPMTEELGDNTANVALHRTAADTELTPLVIFLASDDSAFATGAEFIADGGESAGIPVQ
- a CDS encoding PfkB family carbohydrate kinase encodes the protein MTGQAVTSAQVSDAAPVAPAVVVVGSANLDLRLSVEAMPRPGETVLASGIDRGPGGKGANQAAAAARAGVATALVGVVGDDDGGRLVRSALVDAGVDLGLLRTSSTPTGTAIITVDRTGENAITVAPSANDELTMDSAAVRAASSAAVLLVQLEIPLETVRAAAAVGRYVMLNAAPAAELDADLLADVDLLVVNEHEAAVVAAAEAGVVAAAEAGGSASGAPFGTALLEKVPAVVVTLGPAGALLLRRGADPVRVSGVEANAIDTTAAGDTFCGVLAAGLATGTPLPEAVLRANAAASLAVEARGAMPSIPDAASITARLDRLATG
- a CDS encoding glycerophosphodiester phosphodiesterase; translated protein: MSPRVFSRPATLVGHRGLGKGVVQGHRENTAGSFLGAVDAGLRWVEVDVRRTLDDELFVVHDAALSDGRFLAELTGAQAERYGALPVHRLLDVLPPEVGVVFDVKSSLEDAGRPADSTTAALLGTVATESTRRRPTLAQSFDPAALRQLRQAAPRVPLGLLTWLHFPIGQAVAAAAHLDIQVLAVHAGSLWPTTAAEPRDVPSLDRIVALVHGADRELLVWCPTAEQARHLVTAEVDAIVIDDVPAQVHQLSAGCPA
- a CDS encoding ADP-ribosylglycohydrolase family protein, giving the protein MHDVLDPRDLIPDEAEQLAHSGYPADSLAAQARQAAQEGDLARLDRIEGELGRLDRSAGWNFDEPDDDETLLALAATTPRVDVDDATLPDRIRGAWLGRTVGNTLGKPVEGLSRTELERYLRAAEHWPQTGYLPLLDPLPAGVSQLHPSAETASAGRFVDVPRDDDIDWTILGLYVLERYGRAVTTEQIAAEWLDRVPFTQTYTAERAAYRNLIHGLTAPRTATHRNPYREWIGALIRGDAFGYVSPGDPGEAARLALTDARLTHTANGIYGELWAAGLVAAALGARSAADALAQAAALVPKSSRLAAALRGVRELHGRGASHTDALDWVDAEWGHLPWVHTVNNAALIAVGLTWGDTFMDAVGITISGGRDTDSNGATVGSVYGALHGAAGVPAELVGTTHDKVRSAVRDFDRITIGELADRTVRLARDFLATGS
- a CDS encoding carbohydrate ABC transporter permease; this encodes MSTSGTTLRPSRQALLGGRHFVLVLLSLLMLFPLVLVVSTALKTGDDVRSNPFGLFSSISADNLVTAWTVGSFGDYVLNSFLLSVPSTVLVVVLSTLGGYAFARLPFPGRSIAFYLVVLGLLVPFFTYMIPLYFQLRGMGLLNTLVGANLVLASTGLSFGTFFIRAFFTDLPTEIEEAARIDGASEWQIFRSVMLPLVSSGAGALAVFTFLQNWNNFLVPLLYLPGGQYRPLTTGLYLFLGGRSVDIGPLAAGTLITILPVMVLFIALQRQVTQGFLSGAVKG
- a CDS encoding carbohydrate ABC transporter permease codes for the protein MNRTVVDTSPAATPAAPSPSTTPKPPRRSRQIRSTTPSVTRKAQTRLGLVLVAPLMAMVVVFLIFPLGNALYYAFVDFNGINPQPPFVGLDNFVELFKDPSVWAALKNNVIWIVLGTIAPLVIGLGLALLVWGVPRGSLFYRIAFFFPYILPQVAVGVVWGWIYDPTRGWLNRGLELVGLGSLGTGWLGNPDTALYAVLGTAVWATAGFVFVILLSALRNVDTELVDASLLDGAGPMSRLRYVILPQIMPVFLMVTTITLVGGFSVFDIVFIMTGGGPAGATEVLGTYAYGNAFQLNRISYGTALALVLTLLAVPFAVWLNRLQRRLSLQGMGA